A single window of Nicotiana sylvestris chromosome 3, ASM39365v2, whole genome shotgun sequence DNA harbors:
- the LOC104221209 gene encoding probable NADH dehydrogenase [ubiquinone] 1 alpha subcomplex subunit 5, mitochondrial, translated as MFLRRVARPLMMMAKVKETTGIVGLDVVPNAREVLINLYRKTLEEIKAVPEDEGYRKAVESFTRHRLSVCQEEEDSEMIEKRLGCGQVEELIEEAQDELKLIGHMNEWKPWGVPDDYECEVIENDAPVPKHIPLHRPGPLPEEFYKTLEAVTSGTLETSKKDEPAIASGESQPK; from the exons ATGTTTCTCCGAAGAGTAGCGAGGCCGTTGATGATGATGGCGAAAGTGAAGGAGACAACAGGGATCGTAGGTCTCGATGTGGTCCCAAATGCGAGGGAAGTTCTGATTAATCTTTACAGGAAAACCCTAGAAGAGATCAAGGCTGTCCCGGAGGACGAGGGATACCGGAAAGCCGTCGAAAGCTTCACGCGCCACCGCCTCAGTGTCTGCCAGGAGGAAGAAGATTCGGAAATGATCGAGAAGCGGCTTGGTTGTGGCCAGGTTGAAGAGTTAATTGAGGAAGCCCAAGATGAGCTTAAGCTCATCGGTCACATGAACG AGTGGAAACCTTGGGGTGTTCCCGATGATTATGAGTGTGAAGTTATTGAAAATGATGCTCCAGTGCCCAAGCACATTCCCCTTCACCGTCCTGGTCCCCTTCCTGAGGAGTTTTATAAGACACTGGAGGCTGTTACTTCTGGCACATTGGAGACTTCAAAGAAAGATGAGCCTGCAATTGCATCAGGTGAATCCCAACCGAAGTAG